In Sebaldella termitidis ATCC 33386, one DNA window encodes the following:
- a CDS encoding Cof-type HAD-IIB family hydrolase, with product MGYKLIVSDMDETLLNDNREISENNLKMIKLAKEKYGIKFVPATGRGYASIQNELARLGLHDLPGEYVISYNGAIITENKGNTLLRSNGLDYNIMKEIFDFGLTKNVCQHVYTKDTVYVFNVNQYEKEKMDGYNGGRVYMEENSVDFLKNEKIYKILFQNPDVPYLMSLEKPMKNLTENCTVSYSSNRYMEFNSIGIDKGNGLRSLAEILGIDVKDTIAVGDNYNDISMLKTAGLSIAVSNAVDDAKKAAHYVTEADNNKGAVAELIEKFIINRI from the coding sequence ATGGGATATAAGCTTATTGTAAGTGATATGGACGAAACCTTGCTAAATGATAATCGTGAAATCAGTGAAAACAATCTCAAAATGATCAAGCTTGCCAAGGAAAAATACGGCATAAAGTTTGTTCCTGCTACAGGACGCGGTTATGCTTCCATTCAGAATGAACTTGCCCGGCTGGGATTACATGATCTCCCCGGAGAATATGTAATTTCCTATAACGGGGCGATTATTACGGAAAATAAAGGAAATACACTGCTTCGATCAAACGGTCTGGATTACAATATCATGAAAGAGATATTTGATTTCGGGCTTACCAAAAACGTCTGTCAGCATGTTTACACTAAAGATACAGTTTATGTTTTTAATGTAAACCAGTATGAAAAAGAAAAGATGGACGGCTATAACGGAGGCCGTGTATACATGGAGGAGAATTCCGTTGATTTTTTGAAAAATGAAAAGATTTACAAAATTCTTTTTCAGAATCCTGATGTTCCATATCTTATGAGTCTTGAGAAACCCATGAAGAATCTCACAGAAAACTGTACTGTAAGCTATTCCTCGAATCGCTACATGGAGTTTAATTCCATAGGAATCGACAAAGGCAACGGTTTACGGTCTTTGGCTGAAATTTTGGGAATCGATGTTAAGGATACTATTGCAGTCGGTGATAACTACAATGATATTTCCATGTTGAAAACCGCAGGATTATCTATAGCTGTAAGCAATGCTGTCGATGATGCCAAAAAAGCTGCCCATTATGTAACTGAGGCAGACAATAACAAAGGAGCTGTAGCCGAGCTCATTGAAAAGTTTATTATTAATAGAATCTAG
- the tnpA gene encoding IS200/IS605 family transposase, whose translation MAKKSNSLSHTKWMCKYHIVFTPKYRRKIIYNQYKKSVGEILRSLCKYKGVELLEGHLKTDHVHMLVSIPPKISVSSFMGYLKGKSALMLFDRHANLKYKFGNRHFWSEGYYVSTVGLNETTIRKYIQEQEKQDIARDKLSVKEYEDPFRGGKSE comes from the coding sequence ATGGCTAAAAAAAGTAATAGCCTGTCTCATACAAAGTGGATGTGTAAGTACCATATTGTATTCACCCCAAAGTATAGACGAAAAATAATATATAATCAATATAAAAAAAGTGTAGGAGAAATATTGAGGAGTCTATGTAAATATAAAGGAGTAGAATTACTGGAAGGACACTTAAAAACGGACCATGTGCATATGTTGGTAAGTATACCGCCGAAAATAAGTGTATCAAGTTTTATGGGATATTTGAAAGGGAAAAGTGCGCTGATGCTGTTTGACAGGCATGCAAATTTAAAATATAAATTTGGGAATAGACATTTTTGGTCAGAAGGATATTATGTAAGTACAGTAGGTTTGAATGAAACGACAATAAGAAAGTATATTCAGGAACAGGAAAAACAGGATATAGCCCGAGATAAGCTGAGTGTGAAAGAATACGAAGACCCCTTTAGGGGTGGTAAGTCGGAGTGA
- a CDS encoding pyridoxamine 5'-phosphate oxidase family protein, with the protein MFREIRRIKKKLPESEAVRMLEQLSCCTLALSGDDGYTYSVPVSFVYDNGKIFFHSATEGKKCDSILQNNKISFSAVEKDDIKPAEFTTHYKSVIGFGEITLLEKREEIQHAMELILKKYSPDYMKEGKDYIERAWGHFYTYVIDIHHMTAKGTEKQKE; encoded by the coding sequence ATGTTTAGGGAAATCAGAAGAATAAAGAAAAAGCTTCCTGAAAGTGAAGCGGTACGAATGCTTGAACAGCTGAGCTGCTGTACTCTTGCACTGTCAGGAGATGACGGATATACATACTCTGTTCCTGTAAGTTTTGTTTATGACAACGGGAAAATTTTCTTTCATAGTGCTACGGAGGGGAAAAAATGCGATTCTATATTACAAAATAATAAGATTTCATTTTCAGCCGTGGAAAAAGATGATATAAAACCCGCAGAATTTACTACACATTATAAAAGTGTAATAGGATTCGGAGAAATAACACTGCTTGAAAAAAGAGAGGAAATTCAGCATGCCATGGAGCTTATTCTGAAAAAATATTCTCCGGATTATATGAAAGAGGGGAAAGACTATATTGAAAGAGCATGGGGACATTTTTATACTTATGTGATTGATATTCATCATATGACTGCCAAAGGGACAGAGAAGCAGAAGGAATAA
- a CDS encoding autotransporter domain-containing protein yields MKTNKKLLVSFMALNAVLSTGIEASGASAPSKYDRMYNNMIKNLDQNKSNSKNYQIIEQVLNKKNKELKDLYIQSDYIIKPEYLEWQVFFSGGYEEYGKGVDNSSDNAKYSSKVTGYYDTSGNYVVTSGNKGGTLGKPYQPLQTPKEINLGVNIPISGISRDPLNLTINPKTVTVVAPSQKTVPAPNPNVVLLNLSGIEVPTAPVPPTGLGSSGIIINPNQIYSTNSQFTTGVGTITGGTYAIDSAPYSSLYTFTTNNETLNFTGNIDINGNTGVIVSNSGPTTITGASITNDSTMTVKSSGSGLGGFHSNNSTAGYLDFINNNILDIEYVSGSGATQSLFFYGNINLKNNGTINYVNNDGGTKALYSMWNSSPADPNPMRVENNGTINIIGNSSLSYSSTVMAHHFGHLTSTALGQHTVINNGTIDLTNALGYLQDYSTGVYDASGGGIMNVRENSVGIELTLTGNSENIFNSSTLKVGTINVYGSTNTGGQYSKAINMSLNAFPNVIVNISDGEINLESNSMGIITNIPGTQTINNSAEINISGENSYGIITYNNSASAGSIENTGDITLDVNNTSKLSAGIFHQIAPSFVNKGNIYVKSTGSNAEGTIGILLSQGAKFTNDGGGTKVISVDGRKATGVFANQNTTNTIKNTAVKVANSGIGFFSYNGSDIKLENITAEASAGGILFYSSSTPSNSTITFVNSSSATVKDGGTAFYVDGPLSMIPTSYVNLNNLNLKMEDGSTVFLLDSPGTYSIGALPTASMAGLNIDPSSGNYKDVTINRGTINIDNVGGNQVFDLDNPNDALNKNSFYSSNLNLITGSTIQGSGSGQLAMGQTSYTGAASNALVTLTNGGTIQLSGASSVGMYSNYGTLNNNTAINVTGTDSVGMYGENGTAVINSGSITIGNKGVGIYGISNQNILSPASYGDQKVNITNNTSIVSNAGTAGTVGIYANNNAGTTGNNLIFGTGSVINLGASDSAIGVYANQIDNVQARGVITVGSNGIGMYANNSNITLNNFTINLNGDNALGYYIEGNSSSFTGNGTINIDGQNVTLFNINSNSPAVDFSGITVGTVTAGSNYTLGSLTNGKMTYASDARLATNGTMLNGRNTNIYLNGTSDIKAEAGATGVVAVALDGQYTGGAPITPGVDGKNDGQIILGNSSVGLYGKNDARFENTHIITVGDDSAGIYTDGALASIKNTGTITIGNNSQGLYLKNGDTIDNGGSILSLGISTVGIFADNVTNPVINTGIIDLSGDKSVGIYKTGAVNSISNNNIIKIGDSSDLNDPGIGIYSNTAGDIITNSGTIDTGKNSIGIYAEGAAVNQNNILSVGATGTGIYTKGGTVTLGAGSNITVGSNESVGVYGTNGTHITNNSTNAVNINNGGYGFILETGSLLDNHGILSLNGKGTGVYSDGLNTVNNYTGADINMSGDNNIGIYMVSGGIVNNDADINGAAGKSNIGIYNKNGTINNIGTINVGNSVLVYKSDGTVDYDKSGYAVGIYGDGSYINNTGNITVGENGIGLYTRNNPAAVVNKGNITGTGKGAVGLFVDNGVVENNLGTTITMTGDDSIGMVANKNGTIINNGDIIMSGNNVSGMFANINSHSVNNGTIDMTGATGDKSTAFLLGAGSTFENNGTLLLGSNAVISGVAGETYKIPSIVNGGIIYSDGALAADGISLAIKVNPETVVYQSLSSGPQFTANGTSIIADTLTTSKPIVVLPGFADGTNANVYKIENAVVASGGNYEFVSGSLLWEATPEATGTGANVYMERKSFTEFTDGLWFEDFGNALEKNFLGSRGDAMKIYNKTGYIETEEDFRQIMGSLAGNVYANMNQRENDIARTLENSMLTLHESPNNTKENVKINIIGGKGKNKEETDGVTPYDYTTAGVLALREVERTYRHTFGYSLGYLHTGFEFKDGNESEEKADTIQVGAHNKYRAGGWELRNDLTGRVSFHNVDRNIDWGSSLGKSEMNGTYETYSITSDNILGKKFEIGKKTSIMPYGAFRAMYVTRPTFSESGLESLEVEGNDAWSVKPRAGLELSGSLPLGSKAVWQLKGTLDFAYEYELADLNEREKARLTAIESGYHKLAKPQDEKGIFRTKGMLGIAVEDRYGLFLTGEYSTGNDKEDDYRTGLILKAVF; encoded by the coding sequence ATGAAAACGAACAAAAAATTATTAGTATCATTTATGGCATTAAATGCGGTATTATCAACCGGTATAGAGGCTTCGGGAGCTTCGGCGCCGTCAAAATACGACAGAATGTATAATAATATGATAAAAAATCTTGATCAGAATAAATCTAACAGTAAAAATTACCAGATAATAGAGCAGGTACTTAATAAAAAAAACAAAGAGCTGAAAGATTTGTACATACAGAGTGATTATATCATAAAGCCGGAATATCTTGAATGGCAGGTATTCTTTTCGGGAGGTTATGAAGAATATGGAAAGGGTGTAGATAACAGTTCCGATAATGCAAAGTACAGTTCAAAAGTAACAGGATATTATGATACCAGCGGAAATTATGTGGTTACCAGTGGGAATAAAGGAGGAACTTTAGGAAAACCATACCAGCCGCTGCAGACACCCAAGGAAATAAATCTGGGGGTAAATATACCAATCAGCGGAATCAGCCGTGATCCTTTGAATCTGACTATAAATCCTAAAACAGTCACTGTAGTGGCTCCAAGTCAGAAAACAGTACCGGCGCCTAACCCTAATGTAGTTCTTTTAAATCTCAGCGGTATAGAAGTACCGACTGCTCCTGTTCCGCCTACAGGACTTGGAAGTTCGGGAATTATCATAAATCCGAATCAGATTTATTCGACTAATTCACAATTTACGACAGGAGTAGGAACCATAACCGGTGGTACTTACGCCATAGATTCTGCACCATACAGCAGTTTATATACATTTACGACAAATAATGAAACTTTAAATTTTACAGGAAATATAGATATTAACGGAAATACGGGAGTAATTGTGAGTAATAGCGGACCGACTACTATAACAGGGGCTTCCATTACCAATGATTCAACAATGACTGTGAAATCCAGCGGTTCAGGGCTGGGAGGATTTCATTCAAACAATAGTACAGCTGGTTATTTGGATTTTATAAATAATAATATACTTGATATAGAGTATGTTTCAGGTTCAGGTGCTACACAAAGTCTGTTTTTTTACGGGAATATAAACTTGAAAAATAATGGAACCATAAATTATGTAAATAATGACGGCGGAACAAAGGCTTTATATTCTATGTGGAATTCCTCTCCGGCGGATCCTAATCCGATGAGAGTAGAAAACAACGGAACAATAAACATAATTGGAAATTCAAGTTTAAGTTATTCAAGTACTGTTATGGCACACCATTTCGGACATTTGACTTCTACAGCCCTCGGGCAGCATACGGTTATAAATAACGGGACAATAGATCTGACAAATGCTCTCGGTTATCTGCAGGATTATTCTACCGGTGTTTATGATGCTTCAGGCGGCGGAATTATGAATGTGAGAGAAAATTCTGTGGGTATTGAGCTGACGTTAACAGGGAATTCGGAAAATATTTTTAACAGTTCAACATTAAAAGTGGGAACAATAAATGTTTACGGATCTACTAATACTGGAGGACAGTATAGTAAAGCTATAAACATGAGTCTTAACGCATTTCCAAATGTAATAGTAAATATTTCCGACGGTGAAATAAATCTGGAATCAAATTCAATGGGAATTATAACGAATATTCCGGGTACTCAGACTATAAATAATTCTGCTGAAATTAATATATCGGGAGAAAATTCTTACGGAATAATAACTTATAATAATTCGGCCAGTGCCGGAAGTATTGAAAATACCGGGGATATAACACTGGATGTTAATAATACATCAAAATTAAGTGCGGGAATTTTTCACCAGATAGCTCCCTCATTTGTAAATAAAGGGAATATATATGTAAAATCAACAGGAAGCAACGCTGAAGGAACTATAGGGATTTTGCTGTCACAGGGTGCAAAATTTACAAATGACGGCGGCGGAACGAAAGTAATAAGTGTGGACGGAAGAAAAGCAACAGGAGTGTTTGCTAATCAAAATACCACTAATACAATAAAAAATACGGCAGTAAAAGTGGCTAACAGCGGAATAGGCTTTTTCTCATATAACGGCTCTGATATTAAGCTTGAGAATATTACAGCAGAAGCATCTGCCGGAGGAATATTATTTTATTCTTCCTCTACACCTTCAAATTCTACAATAACATTTGTAAATTCTTCATCAGCAACGGTAAAAGACGGAGGAACTGCTTTTTATGTAGACGGACCTCTGTCAATGATTCCGACCTCTTATGTGAATTTGAATAATCTTAATTTGAAAATGGAGGACGGCTCTACGGTATTCCTGCTTGACAGTCCGGGGACATACTCGATAGGAGCTCTGCCGACAGCTTCTATGGCAGGATTAAATATAGATCCTTCATCAGGGAATTATAAAGATGTAACAATAAACAGAGGAACTATTAATATTGATAATGTAGGCGGAAATCAGGTCTTTGATCTGGATAATCCTAACGACGCACTTAATAAAAATAGTTTTTATTCTTCGAATCTTAATCTGATAACAGGGAGTACTATACAAGGCAGCGGAAGCGGTCAGCTTGCAATGGGGCAGACTTCTTACACGGGTGCTGCTTCCAATGCATTGGTAACGCTGACTAATGGCGGAACTATACAGCTTAGTGGTGCATCATCAGTCGGGATGTATTCTAATTACGGAACTCTTAATAATAATACAGCAATAAACGTTACAGGGACTGACAGTGTGGGAATGTATGGCGAAAACGGAACAGCGGTTATAAATTCGGGTAGTATTACGATAGGAAATAAAGGTGTAGGAATATACGGGATTTCAAATCAGAATATTTTATCTCCTGCATCATACGGAGATCAGAAAGTAAATATAACGAATAATACTTCTATAGTTTCCAACGCGGGGACAGCAGGAACAGTGGGAATATATGCCAATAATAACGCAGGAACAACAGGGAATAATCTGATATTTGGCACAGGGTCAGTTATAAATCTCGGAGCCAGTGACAGTGCAATAGGTGTATATGCGAATCAGATTGATAATGTTCAGGCTCGAGGGGTAATAACTGTTGGAAGCAACGGGATCGGGATGTATGCAAATAACAGTAATATTACTTTAAACAATTTTACAATAAATTTGAACGGTGATAATGCTCTGGGATACTATATAGAAGGAAACAGCTCTTCTTTTACAGGAAACGGGACAATAAATATAGATGGTCAGAATGTTACTTTGTTTAATATAAATTCAAACAGTCCGGCTGTAGATTTCAGCGGAATAACAGTGGGGACAGTTACAGCCGGTTCTAATTACACGCTCGGAAGTCTGACTAACGGAAAAATGACTTATGCTTCAGATGCAAGGCTGGCTACAAACGGAACAATGTTAAACGGAAGAAATACTAATATTTATTTAAACGGGACTTCAGATATAAAAGCAGAAGCCGGAGCAACAGGTGTGGTAGCTGTGGCACTGGACGGGCAGTATACTGGCGGAGCTCCTATTACACCGGGAGTAGACGGAAAGAATGACGGGCAAATTATATTAGGAAACAGCTCTGTAGGCTTATACGGAAAAAATGATGCAAGATTTGAAAATACTCATATAATAACAGTAGGAGATGATTCTGCCGGAATATATACGGACGGAGCGCTTGCAAGTATTAAGAATACAGGAACAATAACAATTGGTAATAATTCACAGGGACTGTATCTTAAGAATGGAGATACAATAGATAACGGAGGATCAATATTAAGTTTGGGAATAAGTACAGTTGGTATTTTTGCGGATAATGTAACAAATCCCGTGATAAATACCGGTATAATAGATTTATCCGGCGATAAATCAGTGGGAATTTATAAAACTGGTGCTGTTAATTCTATTTCAAATAACAATATTATAAAAATAGGAGATTCATCTGATTTGAATGATCCGGGCATAGGAATATATTCTAATACTGCAGGGGATATAATAACAAACTCCGGAACTATAGATACCGGGAAAAATTCAATAGGGATATATGCAGAAGGCGCAGCAGTAAATCAAAATAACATACTGTCAGTCGGAGCAACAGGAACTGGTATATATACAAAAGGCGGGACAGTAACTCTGGGAGCCGGAAGCAATATAACAGTGGGTTCTAATGAATCAGTAGGTGTATACGGAACTAACGGAACACATATAACTAATAACAGTACAAACGCAGTTAATATAAATAACGGAGGATACGGCTTTATACTGGAAACTGGATCTCTTCTGGACAATCACGGGATACTGTCATTAAACGGAAAAGGGACAGGAGTGTATTCTGACGGATTAAACACTGTAAATAACTATACAGGAGCCGATATAAACATGTCAGGTGATAATAATATAGGTATTTATATGGTTTCGGGCGGTATTGTAAATAATGATGCAGATATAAACGGTGCTGCTGGAAAATCCAATATAGGAATATATAACAAAAACGGTACGATTAATAATATAGGAACTATAAATGTAGGAAATTCAGTACTTGTATATAAGTCAGACGGAACAGTGGATTATGACAAAAGCGGCTATGCAGTGGGAATATACGGCGACGGTTCTTATATAAATAACACAGGCAATATAACTGTAGGAGAGAACGGAATAGGGCTGTATACCAGAAATAACCCGGCAGCAGTGGTAAATAAAGGCAATATAACTGGAACAGGAAAAGGTGCTGTTGGTTTATTTGTAGATAACGGGGTAGTGGAAAATAATCTTGGTACTACAATAACAATGACAGGCGATGATTCGATAGGAATGGTGGCTAATAAGAACGGAACAATAATAAATAACGGAGATATAATAATGTCTGGTAATAATGTATCCGGAATGTTTGCCAACATAAATTCTCATTCTGTAAATAACGGGACAATTGATATGACAGGAGCAACAGGTGACAAAAGTACGGCATTTTTATTAGGGGCAGGTTCGACTTTTGAAAATAACGGGACATTACTTCTGGGATCAAATGCCGTTATATCAGGTGTGGCGGGAGAAACTTACAAAATACCGAGTATAGTAAACGGAGGTATAATTTACTCAGACGGTGCACTGGCTGCAGACGGAATATCTCTGGCAATAAAGGTAAACCCTGAAACTGTAGTTTATCAGTCGTTATCTTCAGGTCCGCAGTTTACAGCTAACGGAACTTCGATAATAGCTGATACTCTTACTACAAGCAAGCCTATAGTTGTACTTCCCGGATTTGCAGACGGAACTAATGCTAATGTATATAAGATAGAAAATGCAGTAGTGGCTTCCGGCGGAAATTACGAATTTGTAAGCGGATCGTTATTATGGGAAGCAACTCCTGAAGCAACAGGTACAGGAGCAAATGTATATATGGAAAGAAAAAGCTTTACGGAATTTACTGACGGATTATGGTTTGAGGATTTTGGAAACGCTCTTGAGAAAAATTTCCTTGGTTCTAGAGGAGATGCAATGAAAATTTACAATAAAACAGGTTATATTGAAACAGAAGAAGATTTCAGACAGATAATGGGAAGTCTCGCAGGAAATGTGTACGCAAATATGAATCAAAGAGAAAATGATATAGCCAGAACATTGGAAAATTCAATGCTTACTTTACATGAATCACCTAATAATACAAAAGAAAATGTAAAAATAAATATTATAGGCGGAAAAGGGAAAAATAAAGAAGAAACAGACGGAGTTACGCCGTATGATTATACAACAGCAGGAGTTCTGGCATTAAGAGAGGTCGAACGTACATACAGACATACATTTGGTTATTCATTGGGATATCTGCATACAGGATTTGAATTTAAAGATGGTAATGAAAGCGAAGAGAAAGCAGATACAATTCAGGTCGGAGCACATAATAAATACAGAGCAGGCGGCTGGGAACTGAGAAATGATCTTACAGGAAGAGTAAGCTTCCATAATGTGGACAGAAATATTGACTGGGGATCATCGCTTGGAAAATCGGAAATGAACGGGACATATGAAACATACAGCATAACAAGTGATAATATACTTGGAAAGAAATTTGAGATTGGTAAAAAAACAAGTATAATGCCATATGGCGCATTCAGGGCAATGTATGTAACAAGACCGACATTCAGCGAAAGCGGTCTGGAATCTCTTGAGGTAGAAGGAAATGATGCGTGGAGTGTAAAGCCGAGAGCAGGACTGGAACTGTCAGGTTCACTGCCGCTGGGAAGCAAAGCAGTCTGGCAGCTAAAGGGAACTTTGGATTTTGCTTATGAATACGAGCTTGCAGATCTGAATGAAAGAGAAAAAGCAAGATTAACAGCGATAGAAAGCGGTTATCACAAACTTGCAAAGCCGCAGGATGAAAAAGGAATTTTCAGAACAAAAGGAATGCTGGGAATAGCTGTAGAAGACAGATATGGATTGTTTTTAACCGGTGAATACTCAACAGGAAATGACAAAGAAGATGATTATAGAACCGGATTAATACTTAAAGCAGTATTCTAA
- a CDS encoding bifunctional metallophosphatase/5'-nucleotidase, which translates to MKKILLIFFVFMNFIGGIIYGKEVKLTIFHTNDTHGRGLDDKSIGYGKVTAYVNQYRASNKNVLFLDAGDAFNGLPVIDLSLGRANLDVMNLMGYDAFTAGNADFVQGGKQILELEKAANFPFLSSNIYYNGKHAFKPYIIKEIEGVKIGIIGVSPMNSMVATTDSKLKGFKVTDAIKEVEKQVKIVKKKADIIIILAHLGKTDPVVNVQKLVETVPGIDIIVDGHDHVLIKEGMKINETFVVNAGQYNEYLGMLELRIEDKKLVSASGKLLGADEFKNISADKNVEELIQKITKENDRILNEKVMVLPFTLEGRREFVRSEQTNLGSILADAEREYTGADVSITVGAFLRESIEEGPVTYGKVLSALPFTLPTVTRNMTGRQIVDFIEHNYTEEKIVSPAYTHVSGMTFTVDFSRPAGARMTDIMINGKPIDMNKIYVLACNEQISDFGIRDTKIENSFDITMAQLLINYINKHPDIKNPENRVTIKK; encoded by the coding sequence ATGAAAAAAATATTATTAATTTTTTTTGTGTTTATGAATTTTATCGGGGGGATAATTTACGGGAAAGAGGTAAAGCTTACTATTTTTCATACGAATGATACACACGGAAGAGGTCTGGACGATAAAAGCATAGGATACGGGAAAGTTACTGCATATGTAAATCAATACCGTGCTTCAAATAAAAATGTTCTTTTTTTAGATGCCGGTGATGCTTTTAACGGGCTTCCCGTGATAGATCTGAGTCTGGGGCGCGCTAATCTGGATGTGATGAATCTTATGGGGTATGATGCTTTTACAGCAGGAAATGCAGATTTTGTACAGGGTGGGAAACAGATTCTGGAGCTTGAAAAGGCTGCAAACTTTCCGTTTCTGTCTTCAAATATTTATTATAACGGCAAGCATGCATTTAAACCTTATATTATCAAAGAAATTGAGGGAGTAAAAATTGGAATTATAGGTGTTTCGCCGATGAATTCCATGGTGGCTACCACTGATTCAAAGCTAAAAGGGTTTAAAGTTACTGATGCAATAAAAGAAGTGGAGAAGCAGGTCAAAATTGTGAAGAAAAAAGCAGATATTATAATAATTCTTGCACATCTGGGGAAGACAGATCCAGTGGTAAATGTTCAAAAACTGGTGGAAACTGTTCCGGGAATTGATATTATTGTGGATGGTCATGATCATGTACTTATAAAAGAAGGAATGAAGATAAATGAAACTTTTGTGGTTAATGCAGGTCAGTATAATGAATATCTGGGAATGCTGGAGCTTAGGATAGAGGATAAGAAATTAGTTTCGGCTTCTGGAAAGCTTCTGGGAGCAGATGAATTTAAAAATATTTCTGCTGATAAAAATGTTGAAGAATTAATACAGAAAATAACTAAAGAAAATGACAGAATTTTGAATGAAAAGGTAATGGTATTACCGTTTACCCTTGAAGGAAGAAGGGAGTTCGTAAGATCAGAACAGACTAATCTGGGTTCTATACTGGCAGATGCCGAAAGAGAATATACAGGAGCTGATGTATCAATAACAGTAGGCGCCTTTTTACGCGAGAGTATTGAGGAGGGGCCTGTAACATACGGTAAAGTACTTTCTGCACTTCCTTTTACACTGCCTACGGTTACAAGAAATATGACGGGAAGACAGATAGTAGACTTTATAGAACATAATTATACTGAGGAAAAAATAGTAAGTCCTGCTTATACACATGTGAGCGGTATGACCTTTACAGTAGATTTCAGCCGTCCGGCAGGAGCACGTATGACAGATATTATGATTAACGGAAAGCCTATAGATATGAATAAAATTTATGTTTTGGCATGTAACGAACAAATAAGCGATTTTGGAATCAGAGATACAAAAATAGAAAATAGCTTTGATATAACAATGGCACAGCTGCTTATAAACTATATAAATAAGCATCCGGATATCAAAAATCCTGAAAACAGAGTTACAATAAAAAAATAA
- a CDS encoding DeoR/GlpR family DNA-binding transcription regulator, which translates to MKEKRIDIIMKEIEKHGIVSVNDLMKKLGVTRMTIGRDLKLLEDSNMLKRIHGGAVRNEDSKLTELTHLQKKNINISKKEEIGRQAAGYIENGDIIFIGASTTNECLMKYIKNKRIRIITNSFYIFEQYKGNDDFELILTGGIWREKSGAFIGDVTDRILSEIKVDKSFIGANGIKNNNVTNSNKEEAGLQKIIMDNSQKNYILIDSNKFDLKDLYTFYQTDKINGIITDSRLDKELREKYGKYTQIINIIK; encoded by the coding sequence ATGAAAGAAAAGAGAATAGATATTATAATGAAAGAAATAGAAAAGCACGGGATAGTTTCTGTGAATGATCTGATGAAGAAGCTTGGTGTTACCAGAATGACTATAGGGCGTGATTTGAAACTTCTGGAGGATTCAAACATGCTGAAGAGAATTCACGGCGGCGCTGTCAGAAATGAAGATTCAAAATTAACAGAGCTGACACATTTACAGAAAAAGAACATAAATATATCAAAAAAAGAAGAGATAGGAAGACAGGCCGCGGGTTATATAGAGAACGGCGATATAATCTTTATCGGGGCAAGCACTACAAATGAGTGTCTGATGAAATATATAAAAAATAAACGAATAAGAATTATCACAAATTCTTTTTATATATTTGAACAATATAAGGGAAATGATGACTTTGAACTGATATTAACAGGAGGAATATGGCGGGAAAAGTCAGGTGCATTTATAGGAGATGTAACTGACAGAATTTTGTCAGAAATAAAAGTGGACAAAAGTTTTATAGGTGCTAACGGAATTAAGAATAATAATGTAACAAACTCCAATAAGGAGGAAGCCGGACTTCAGAAAATTATTATGGATAATTCCCAGAAAAACTATATATTAATCGACAGCAATAAATTTGACTTAAAGGATCTGTATACTTTTTATCAGACTGACAAAATTAACGGAATAATAACAGACAGCAGGCTTGATAAAGAGCTCAGAGAAAAATACGGAAAATATACTCAGATTATCAATATAATTAAATAA